The Pseudorca crassidens isolate mPseCra1 chromosome 3, mPseCra1.hap1, whole genome shotgun sequence genome includes the window ATCTTTCCTTACTGCTTCTATTTGACTATTATCAATTGTGCCTTCCTATTCTGGTTTTCCTCTTCTGATCTCACCACATCTCCCACTGATCACTTTCAATTTAGAATAGAAGAAAAGGACCCTGGGGGGAATATAAGCAAAGATTGTTACAATTGTGTTTAGCTGGATCAGTAGTACAGTGGAAGAGGTAACAGAGTGTTCAGTTGATggtagggaaaaaaaccaaaactcttcCCTAGTGTCTCTTTCCTAAGATGTACAATCTTGAAGAATCTTCATTCTTTATGCACAGCCTGATTCAGCTTAGTAATGCTGACctagaatttaaatttttctccaaaatatgctattttatttattctaatattctttaatttcagaAATTAAGCAAAACCTCACAGATTTGCCTATGTTAGAGGAAGGACTGAATCCATGAACACTATGAGTTATAGAAAGTTTAAagcaaaatacaaatttattacttCAACCACAATCTTCTAAGGAGAAATGTCATAAAAATTGTTTCAtggaagaaataattatttttttaaaaaatcattcataatTGCAGCAATGCTAGATTCTTCTAAATACTACCACTGCCAAAGTATACCCTTAAAATACctgttttaaataattacttttaagtAGTTTAAATATTCCCCTAAAGTCTCTTTTATGCTATACTGTGCTTCATAAACTTTCCTAAGTAAATCAAATTTCAGCTAATCCTGTAATTATCACAAATTTCAAGTCAGAAGAAACTGAATTAATGAAGCTTATTAACAACCTCCCagcttttattatttacatttggACTAGTCTTATTTCCCAAAAGaaacttgaataaataaattagtatgGTATGAAAACACCTTTTCTAggctaatttaaaaatagaatagatTAGGAGTCAAGCTGCTTAACATGGGGACAAGCCAAATACCTCTCAGGTCCATTTGTCTCACCATTACATATACACAGGAAATCTATTTCATGCTTGATAATGAACTACATTAGACTGAGCCTTTCTCACTAAGACACCTCTCCCATTTTTTGGTCAAGCGTTCTATCTTCCACTCAGAAACTTTCACCATTTAAATGTCCTAAAATGAGGCTCCTACGGACAGGAATTTAACAAAGCACTCGTGTAGTTAAGAGTGTTCAGTAAGGGTTACTGATCAAAATAAGCTATCAAATCAAATTAACTTGCTTATTTTCTCTAGTAATGATTATTTTCTGATaagttattttaatgtttgttcACAGAACAATCACATTTTAATTAGTAATGCTtttcatatcttctttggaaggcTTTTCTAATAAAGTATTTTCTAagcttgttttcttcttcataatAGTTCTGAAAAGCAAACATCTCAGGATGAATTATAATTAGTACCATCACATTTTACTCCtttgctttggaaaaaaataaaggagccaCCTGGGTAATTATCACAACTCTCCATATCTCTGGGAAGGAGTATatacataattaatataaaaacctgcctcagaaatattttcatcacattCAAAAGAAAAGGTGGATTGCTATTATCCCAGGGAGGAGTACCACAGGCAAACAGGAAATTAAATACTAGATAGAGATCAGCTGTGCTCAAGTTTTTGAAAGGACAGTTTAAACTGGACAGTTTTATTCTAGGAATGAAAGCCAATGCCACACCACACTTCTGGGAATACCTCAGCTCTTGTTGCTGTGCTTGTCACTGAATAGATACCAGGTGTGCTGTACAAGGGTTTACTAGGTTCCACACATGAGACTGAGCAGAAGTGCCAACTCATGGAACAtatgagagagaagaaaacattattttctacCACTTACATTTTGTAAAGCCGACGGGGAATTGAGGTGTGGACAATGAATCCACTACAAAGTGCTTAATGTACATGGTAACATTGAAAAATTGAGGAATATTATATGTTTAAATGTTCATTATTGAAAGCattgcttgttttttaaatggaaaccAGACTATCAATGGACTCAAAgagagaaactagaaaaatgctCAACTCTattcttcaaataaaatttattttttcccattatagaACCAACAGATATTCAaactagaaaaattagaaaatgcagaGATGGATAAAGAAGGAGAGGGAGACCACTTTTGTGTCGATTTCTCTAAATCACTGTTTTTGGGGTATTATCttcctatatatttttaatctatatttatttttcagtgttgTAATAGAATAATCTGGTCTCAGGGAAGAAATCTGAATAAGTTCGTTCTAAGGGTGTGAAAACACCTTGTCTAGCATACTTTAAAAACAGAATAGTAAGAATAGCCATCTATTTCTGATAATTTAGGAGCCAAGCTTCTTAACAAAAGTTTGAGCTAAATGTCTTTCAATATCATTTGCATTTCACAACTATAAACACAAGACATCATAACCATTCTATTACTGGATGTTtaggtattttctcattttcaccaaaaaaaatagTGTTAAGAAATACCACTGTAGAAAGAACTGAGAGGCACAATATACAcgtgagagaaaataaaaacacagaaagcaaagaaaaataatggagatTAAATAATATAACTACCTTCAATTGTAAAATGGACACAGATGAGACTATCTTGTTATAATgtgagttaaatttttaaattaacacatatacattataagaaaaacaactacatttcctttaaaaaaaatcctcaacagataAATGCCAATTTGGGGCAAGGAGCTACTTTACATGCTGGAAAATCTGATGCCCTTAGGCCAAGGTAGGGACAGCCCTTCCAGCTCCCCTAGGTTCTGCCATCTTCTTCTAGCCACTGGCTTATCCATGTCCCCTCATGCTCTGAGACATGCAGAATTTTTCCCCATGCCTAGAGAGTCTAAAACTCAAACAAGAGTTCCTCAATTgtggtttctctttccttttagtcTTACCAAGTCAGAATACCCAATAGAGGTAAGCTCTTCACGGAAATGTTAAAGCTTTGTCTAGTATGAGCTGCAGGCTTACATGAAGACTTCTTAAATTGAAGAAACTAGCATACATAAATACCCCAAACAATTTTTGCTAGTAAGACTATATCCTTCAGGAtatcacttatttaaaaatttatgataGGTAAAATTACTTACCTGTTTTCTCATATTCTAGATGTTCAGAAGCATAAAATCAAAACCAACTAAAGAACCTGTTTGCCAAGCTTTTGAGTTAAACTATTTTTGACCTAAAAAACAATATCAAAACATCCTTTACTATGGTAGGATGTTTAGGGAAGGTGGGAAACTGCAATTTGACACATCTTTACAGAGTTGTTAGGGATTGGGATGTGTATCAGTTTTTGGAAATTTGAAAGCAAAGAAGACATGGAACTTGAGATAAACATTCTAACTTCCTGGAAATACAAGGAATAAGTTATCTAGCTATATTCCTATAAAACCAaggattttgtcattttatttgtttgttaattatttatttaaaaatagttatagaACTATATAGGacaagaataaaatccaaacaaaacaactaaagGATATGTGTAGGAGACTATACCCAAAGGTCTTACATATTAAAGAGTAttgggaggtggaggggagatCTAGTTAGGAGTCCTATGTTTATGTTTCAGATAATTAATGAAAGTCAGAAGTTTGATCAAAGTGATTCTTTGATGTTTTGAGATTCTTTTAAATCACATTTAAGGACAGGATTTATGCTTATAGCATACAGAAACGTAATCAATTGTAACACATGATCCCAACTCTCCCTTGGCTACCTGCGGCAAATTTGACTCCAAACCACCAGGTCCATGGCATGATGGTATGATGGAAGACATGCAGGAAAGTCACTTGACTATTTTTCTTACGCAGAACAAAAAAGAtctgaaataatttaaagaaaatcaagTTCATATAAAATCATGCAATAATTTATCTAGTGTTACAAAACTATTGGCAAAGTGCAAACTATTCCACGTTGTAATGTGCTTTGAAAGAGTTGCCTTACAGAATGCCTGTAGAAGCAGCTGATTCTCCAAGAGGCAGCTCAAAAGCTAATAAGTATGAGAGAACTTAGGTACGATGCCTAGTCATGCAAGAATCAATAAAAAGGTGAAAAGATATTGAATGAAGATTTAAAAACCAAAGATATAAAGTGAAGAATATGAccaaaaattactgaaaaaacgttactggtttaaaaaaaaaaacccacgtgGATTTTGAAATATATGGGGAAGCAGAGACTTTTAAGTCCTAGGACTGAATTTCTACACTGCTCCCTAACTAACACATCCTACCAAGTTAGATAAGGGATTAAGCAAACTAAAAGAGGACTTGTAGCAAATCTGAAGTTAGcaaattattattaaagaaagaggaaaagggaaatacTTGAAGAGTTAATTGGGGAAGTAGGgtggaaaagaaagcaaagcagcTTAGGAAAAATGAGAAAGGCAACAGAGGCACCATCCAGATTGAATGTCTCCAGTGGTTTACAGAAACGACAAAGAGGTAGAAGAGGAAGGCTTTGTGGAGGGGGGGTTCAAAAACATATTCAAAAGCAGAattaaatgttcaaaaatattcaaaatgcagAAGACCAGTGATGAGTTAGACTTCTAGTACAGGACTAAACAGAGTAGCAGAAACAAAAGCGTTCCTAAGAGTAGTTGAGAAATGTGGTTCAGGGAAGAACACAGAGCAGCAAGTTTCCTTATGGAAGCTGAAACTGAGAACATGCAAAGCAGGAACAATGAAGTCAAAATGCTTTTGCTTATGCATGTGGAGGAAGGCAACACGGTGCAACAGAAAAAGCCATAAACCAGCAATCTGGGGTCCTAGGTCCTAGTCAGCAGTGGTGTTCCTCTGGACAAGTCTTGTAACTTTCTGGCTTCCATTTCTCTTCAGATTTAATGCTCCAggctaggtcagtggttctcaaccctgttTGCATATTACAGTGACCAGGAaggtctgttttttgtttttaaataaccatGCCTGGTCTCTAACTCCAGACCATCTGACACCAAATCTCTGGGGGCAGGGCCCAGGTTTTTGTTTCCTAACGCAGTTAGGTCTCCAGCACCACAgcgtttgagaaccactggactacAGCAGGGGTTCTTGAAGTGTGGACCCTGGACCAACAGCAATAACAGCACTTGAGAActtgagagaaatgcaaattcttgagcCCCATCGAACacgtactgaatcagaaattctgcgGGTGGGATCCAAGCACACGTGTTTTTAATgagtcctccaggtgattctaatgcatgctaacgtttgagaaccactggattcTACACTCACTAAATTCTCCTTTCTAATTCTAACATTATGCGTAGCCAGCTGAGAAGGTAAAGCATATTGAAATTTGCTACCAGAAATGTAGTGGTATATATTCTGAAGAGAGAAAACACGTGTCAGTCTTAGGCCCCGAACTGATTCCAGATGAATAAGAGCCACAtgccacaaaaacaaaataaatagccagctttcctttgtttctggaaATAAAGGTGCATGGCTTTCTCCTCTCATCATGGACCCTAATCCATGGCACTTGCTTCTCCCAGGCCTAGTCACTCAAAGTCAGAGTTGATACTCAGGAAGGGAGAAGACCAGTAAACATGGACTTCAGAAAGGCAGATGGAAATAGTTTTGATGTTACCCAAATTACTGATATTCCAGGGATAAGCTGACATTCTAGTGTAAGTTTATGAATTTTGAAGCATTTATCTTCTTAAAGGAGTATGGATGACACAGTGCTTTGCTATAAAGAACCAAAGGCAACATATTCTCTGCTCTTTGCTTCTTGAACTTACTTCACAAAACAACTTGTCATCCATCTATATAGAgacatagctttgtagtatatgtGTTAGTTACATTCTTATCTTAACCAGGTGGTTgatatagaagaaaatcttttggCATTtgcaaaagactgaaaaataagtTTATCCTATTCTCTAAAATAActgataataaaaagtaaaagataatATGAGGTCTGCCTGAGGAACAGAGATAACCAAAGTTATGAGACAACTGTACACTCACAGTTTATTGCTTTCATTGAAACATCAAACATTTACCAAATGTGGTGATTATATACTCACAGTATctaagagctcaataaatttgGAGAAGTAATAAAGCCAGCAGGTGCGTGCCATCTGCAGAAACACACATagatatgaatttatttatttttacatggaagaaaattttattttttctaattttggcGAAATtcacattacataaaatttacgATCTTAACCATTTTAGAGTGTACAGTTtggtagcattaagtacattcacattcttgtgcaaccatcaccaccgtctATCCACAGAACTCTTTTCCTCTTATAGGACTGagactctgtatccattaaacagtaAGTCCCCATTGGTGAATCCAGCCCCTGACAACTACCATTTTACTTCCTATTTCTGAATCTGATTACTCTGTGTACCTCGTATaacagaatcatacagtatttatttgccCCTTTGTACctagattatttcacttagcataatgtcctcaaggctcaACCACATTGTAGCAGTTGTCAGAATTTCCGTCCTTgttaaggctgaaaaatattccattgtatgtatataccactatttgtttatccattcatccgctgatggacatgtgggttgcttccatcttttgaaGAATGCTGTGAACACTGGTGTACAAATCTCTCTTTGAATCCCAGCTTTCAattcttctaggtatatacccagaagtagaattgttggatcatatggtaattctgttttttgaagaaccagacataaatttacttttaaatccaAGAAATTCACAAAGAAAAGCAccagttttcattttacagaaaatcaCACACctgaatttctttgattttttttcttgtaatttttagCTTTTTCTCTCAACACATATATTCTGATAATTGAGTCACTTACTCATTCTGATTTCACATTCAGTGTTTACAAATAGAGTCCAAAAAGTTTTAACGTTGATTTTGTGTTACAAGTTTCTCCAAAAAGAAACTTACCCTCAATGCTGTAGGCGAGCGTGAATAGTCAACAATTTCACATCGAAAGGAATAACCTGTACCCCAGCCAGACATCACAAACTGCAAGAGAGCACATTCATattaaagaaggaaatatttgctCAACGGCTACAATGAAGGTAGTTTTGAGTATGTCTCTTCATTACATTCTCAGCTGAGTCAGCAGTCAGTGCAGAAGGAAAGGCGGGCTAGAACAATTACAAACCAGGAACTCGCTTGATATCAAAGCATCAAGAGTTTTCAAACCGATTCACTTTGtgacaaagcagaaactaacacaccattgtaaagcaattatactccaataaagatgttaaaaaaagagttttcaaaattttaaagtcacATTTATATAAACTGTGTACTAACTAAAATACCTATTTCTTGGAATGATTATTCTAATATAGTGGAGAACAAAATACTAGGAATGTTTTGTTGGAACAGCAAATACTGGTAAGTGCTTGACCTTGTGTACATCTCTATGTGCTTGTGCATATGTCTGTGTACTCTCAAAGGGGTGACTAAGTCTGAAATCAGTCTTTTCTGATAATTTCTAGCCTTTGCAATTAGTCAACAAATAAATGAGCAAAGCAGCTTTCTCAATGTACTCATCCAACGGCTGCATCAACTGGGTTTTTCCTATCTCGGCTAGTGGATGTAACGTGAAGTGATAGTCCATAGCTTTTAAATCAAGATCGACCAAATACAAGACTCACGTATTAATTTTGCTTTGGATTCACATGACAAGTAAGAGATGAAAATACTAACAAGAAAGTGCAGTCTGGCAAGCCTTAATTCCAACACACCCACGAAGTGACCTTAGGCTAGTGGTGAGAAGAAAAAGCCTATTGTTGATAAATCTGGACCTTAACTCAAAGATTACATTGACATTCTTTCAGTCTGACGGTGGGAAGGTCTCCTTTTAAAACAGTACCTGAAAGTGAAAAACTAAGGGTTCTagtttaaaattaacatttatattaaatggCTGGCTTAATTTACTGTTCTGACAATATGACCAGTTCTTCTCTGGAGTCCTATTCTCACGAATGCCAACATCTTCCCTAGGATGTCTTCTTTCTCAGCATAAGGATTATATCATTTTCTATTACATTACAAGTTTGTACTTTTAATTACTGTTAAAGCTGAAATGACAACTTTACAGTAAATTAACTTCTAAAGGCAAAAGTTTATGAGGCATAATCAGAATGACATTTTaatggtaaaaagaaaagaaatgaaggagaaataaaaactactTACACTGTGGTATTTAAAAACACTATCCTTTTTGATTGACACTAGCTCCTAGCTTGATTTGTAATATAAATTAATCACACTATTAACTTGGTAAATTATGAAATCTTGAGAATTAAgattcagaaaagtataagacatatATCATGGGTGAGAAAAGTATCTTACAAAAACAAGTCAATGAATTTTCTCAAAGGAACAAGGGAATGTGGTACAGAACTAGTTAAATCTGTTTTACAAAATCCTGATCTGTCAGTGAGCATCTTCCTATTCTTTTGCACTTGAACTCACTTCTGACTGATGCAAGTAacactctaagtccatccactcAGATGGGGATGACTGATTCCCCATgctaccctatgccaaacaagtgCTGCACCAAATAGGAGAAGCTGTGGGATGTAGCCTTCTTCAGGGTCTTCACTGgtctctctttatttcttgaCTGGTGCCAAGTAACTAGCACACTCAAACCATCACTATAAAATGAGGCATGTGGGTTCCTTTAGTCTGATGTACTTCCTCTCACCTTATTCATATTTGCCCTAACATCCCTAGTAGAGGGGTTCACTCTGTAGAGCAAATGTAATTGTGCCCCACCCAATAAACCATGCGTTTGAATGTGTCCTGGAGGTGATGTGCTGCTCAGCTGTCAAAAGTCTTTGTTTAAATAGAAAGTAGAACTTAATGCTTTCCTGATATTAAGTTTAAGAACATTCCAAAAGCCTGCAGAGCTTTTGACATATATGTCTATATTTTAGGCTTTCACAAAGGAAGAGTAATAATTTATATCTGGCAGGTAAAAAACCCCAGAACTGCATATAAGTTACTCTAGTATTACTGGTTAATGGGAGATAGAAACTCTCAGATTCAGATATTCTCAAACCTTTTATGTTGTAATTGctaaaacagaaaccaaaacttACTGGTTATAACTGGATTCCTTGCAGAGAAATATATTTGGGGACGTCACATTCAATGGTACAACCAGACACAGAGCATAAAGGGATCTGAGAGACAAGGTCAATCCTGActctataaaatgagagaagTGAGGCCCAGAGTATTTAAATGACTAGTTCAAAATCAGGTAGCTAGTTAGTAGTGCAACTGGGACTAACGAGTCCCTGGTCTCCTGGCTTCCAGGTCTGTTCTTAGCACTGTCCTATAGTAGGCAATATCCTATCTCTGATAACTTGCCCAAAGCATGTATTTTTTCTGCTCCCTAGCTCTATTCTATTACTCCTTCCCTTTCAGTTGCTTATGCTCCAGAAAGGAGAGTAAGATGACCTGTGAgttaattttggaaataaagtaGAAGGCAGCAAAGGAAGTCCAGACTTCAGGAAGGCCGTGAGAAATGAGGCCAGAGCAGATTTAAGGTGATCTGATCAGGTGGATCCGTGGCAGGAATCAGGTTGGAAGGATGCATGTGCAGAGGCCATGGTGTCTAGAGAGGCTGGAGAGGTCATGCGAGGCCCTCCTGGGACCCAGCTGTGAGGAAGCATAGGCTATGCTGCAGAGGAAGTAAGTAAGGAGAATAGGATGAGGAAGCCAGCCAGCATTGGAAGAGAAGCAAGAAATCCCAGaaaagcagggaagggagggtggcTGAGACTTGTAATcggcagaggggagagagagcatACATGAGTCTGCTTTTGGGTCCTAGAAGTTCTCCACCTCTCTTACTGACAGTTAAGAGACAGCTTCCCTCACCTACTGCTTTGTATGAGTCTAAGTTCTCTGTCCCCAACAAAGCCCAGCTAAATCAAACCAGTCTACCACCTAACAGGTCATCAGGGCATGCAGAACCCAAAGCTGCTACCATGATGATGTCAACTCATTAGAGTCAGGATGAGCTCTGATGTCAGACCGACCTGGATTCAAACATCAGTCCTCCACTTACCACCTACAGTACTTTGGGTAAGTTATCTAATTTCTCCAACTCTGAGTTTCCTTAAAATTTAACATGTATGGACTCATTCAATCATCTTTTATGGCTAACTGCGTGCAAGTCCCTGGACTTAATTCTTCTCACCACCTGTAAGGCAGACTATACTGAGATCCTCTAAGGAGTTCAATATCTGGTCTATATATAACAATTTTTTGACAAACATCTACTCTAGTGAGCTAAGtttctaaaatttcttaaatCTTGGAGAGTTACCCTTACAGTCATAACAAGAAACATCATGACAGACAAACATAAAGACTCAGGCAAAATTCTCCCGTTAGGAATACTGAAGACACTTGCCTCATaacacatatacacagaaaagAGTACTATGAAAAAATTGTACGTTATCATCGCTTTCTTGAGTTCAAAGGGCTTTCGATTCTCCATGAGCTTTGGTCCCAGGGATGTGACAAAATAGACATAGAGTCCCAGGATGACAGTTTGTGGCAGAGGCGAGGACATGAGGAGCCAGTCTTCAACTCTTGGATCTAAGAGAAAAACAAGGTGTAAGTGCACATCCATTTAGCCAAGAGATAACTGACAGTAACCAGCATTTAAGTGAGCACCTAGATCCTAACGCTGACGGTGGACTATTTGGTCAGCGATCACTGCTATTTTTAGGATGTGCCAAGGGAAATCACCAGGGATTGTGATGGAGCTCGAAACAGTGAGGCTCAAAGGGCAAAAGGAGGTAGTGGTTACCAGAACCCAGGAGAGAGCCATATGGAGGAGCCCCTCTGGCGAGGAGCTGTGACCTTCAGTTGAGGGATTCAGCCAGCACGGCAATCCTGCAAATAAGGGGCCAGGGAAATCAATACCCCAGCctcaccctcctccctctctctccagtcGCCGAACTCAACCAGAAACCAGAGGGCAGGGGAGCAAGCCCATGGATGTAGTTCATCCTGGTCATTCTACCAGGGGTACACAGTTGAATCTGAAGAACAGAAGATACCCAgcaaacttttttgtttgtttgttttttgtgtgtgtttttttttgcgatacgtgggcctctcactgttgtggcctctcccgttgcagagcacaggctctggacgcgcaggcttagcggccatggctcacgggcccagctgctccgcggcatgtgggagctgcccggaccggggcatgaacccgtgtcccctgcatcggcaggcggactctcaaccactgcgccaccagggaagctcccagcaAACTTTTATCATCTGT containing:
- the ELOVL7 gene encoding very long chain fatty acid elongase 7 isoform X1, producing the protein MAFSDLTSRTVRLYGNWIKDADPRVEDWLLMSSPLPQTVILGLYVYFVTSLGPKLMENRKPFELKKAMITYNFFIVLFSVYMCYEFVMSGWGTGYSFRCEIVDYSRSPTALRMARTCWLYYFSKFIELLDTIFFVLRKKNSQVTFLHVFHHTIMPWTWWFGVKFAAGGLGTFHAFLNTAVHVVMYSYYGLCALGPAYQKYLWWKKYLTSLQLVQFVIVTIHIGQFFFMEDCKYQFPVFLYIIMSYGCIFLLLFLHFWYRAYTKGQRLPKTVKNGICKNKDH